In Rhinopithecus roxellana isolate Shanxi Qingling chromosome 4, ASM756505v1, whole genome shotgun sequence, a single genomic region encodes these proteins:
- the LOC115896857 gene encoding histone H4: MSGRGKGGKGLGKGGAKRHRKVLRDNIQGITKPAIRRLARRGGVKRISGLIYEETRGVLKVFLENVIRDAVTYTEHAKRKTVTAMDVVYALKRQGRTLYGFGG; the protein is encoded by the coding sequence ATGTCTGGTCGCGGCAAAGGCGGTAAAGGTTTGGGTAAGGGAGGTGCCAAGCGTCACCGGAAAGTACTGCGGGATAATATCCAAGGCATTACCAAGCCGGCTATTCGGCGCCTTGCTAGACGTGGTGGGGTTAAACGAATCTCTGGTTTGATTTACGAGGAGACCCGAGGTGTTCTCAAGGTTTTTCTGGAGAATGTGATCCGGGACGCGGTGACCTATACGGAGCACGCCAAGCGCAAGACTGTCACTGCCATGGATGTGGTTTACGCGCTTAAGCGCCAAGGACGCACTCTATACGGTTTCGGCGGTTAA